In Castanea sativa cultivar Marrone di Chiusa Pesio chromosome 6, ASM4071231v1, a single window of DNA contains:
- the LOC142638804 gene encoding uncharacterized protein LOC142638804 translates to MEEDQETVPTSPAQASAPSSTYMLLLRIMSKRRTWVCIFVTVYGILLTCSWNFLESILSWYKLQAQSSSSSSSSSGWPALYASVLLGAVFGMLSMVAALAVMVPATLVTWITVMVLLTFFGKPKRDLVVEGRMITKEIVGFLLKILLKEGNVVAAVCAVLGYFALVRRNNEGDLLNS, encoded by the coding sequence ATGGAAGAAGACCAAGAAACAGTACCCACTTCACCAGCACAAGCATCAGCACCATCATCAACGTACATGTTACTTCTTAGGATTATGAGCAAAAGGAGAACATGGGTATGTATTTTTGTTACAGTTTATGGCATCCTTTTAACTTGTTCTTGGAATTTCCTTGAATCCATACTTTCTTGGTACAAATTACAAGCCcagtcatcttcttcttcttcatcatcatctggGTGGCCTGCCCTTTATGCCTCTGTGCTTCTTGGGGCAGTATTTGGGATGCTTTCAATGGTTGCAGCCCTTGCAGTGATGGTTCCTGCCACTTTGGTCACATGGATCACGGTTATGGTTTTATTGACCTTCTTTGGGAAGCCAAAGAGGGATTTAGTTGTGGAAGGAAGGATGATTACTAAGGAAATTGTTGGGTTTCTGCTCAAGATTTTGTTGAAAGAGGGGAATGTTGTGGCTGCCGTTTGTGCTGTTTTGGGCTACTTTGCACTTGTGAGGAGGAATAATGAGGGTGATTTATTGAATAGTTAG